ACAGGGAGGTAGGGTCGATTCTGTCCAAGGCTGCCCGGGCGAACCACGTGGACCTGGAGGCTTGGGAGACCGCCCTAAGGGCAGCGGTTCTTTGTGCGGGTGCGAGGAGTTTGGCTGGTCTGCTTGAGGCGATTGGCTCTGGTAGACAAGAGGGATCGCTGTGGTGCCGCTGTGGTGGCCAGATGGAGAGCAAAGGTCTCAGAGCAAAGCAGCTTTTGACGATCCTGGGCCCTGTGACCTACCGGCGCTCCATGTTCCAATGTCCGGTCTGCAAAAGGACGCGCTACCCTGGCGATGAACAGCTCGACGTGGTGGGTACGGGCAGATCACCGGGTCTGCGGCGGATGATGGCCCGGGCCGGAAGCCGGTCCACCTTCAAAGAAGGCCGTGATGATCTAAAGGTTTATGCGGGCATCAGGGTCAGTGCCAAGGATGTGGAGCGGGTTGCCGAGGGCATTGGAAAGCAGATGGAACAGTGGTCAAAAAGGGAGCGCCAGGAGATCCTTAGCCGCCAGGAGGAGTCCCCAGTCCAAAAGACAATCCCTGTCTTCTATATATGCTACGATGGCACGGGTGTGCCGATGACCAAGCAGGAACTCAAGGGGCGTAAAGGAAGACAGGCCGACGGGTCAGCCCGCACCCGAGAGGTCAAGCTTGGCTGCGTCTTCACCCAAACCACAACCGACAAAAAGGGCCTCCCTGTGCGCGATCCTGACTCGACAAGCTTTGTCGGAGCCATCGAGGGAGCAGAGCAGTTTGGCTGGCGCATTTACACCGAAG
This sequence is a window from Deltaproteobacteria bacterium. Protein-coding genes within it:
- a CDS encoding ISKra4 family transposase, producing MGAVFGRRAEKKTVEVAVEQDREVGSILSKAARANHVDLEAWETALRAAVLCAGARSLAGLLEAIGSGRQEGSLWCRCGGQMESKGLRAKQLLTILGPVTYRRSMFQCPVCKRTRYPGDEQLDVVGTGRSPGLRRMMARAGSRSTFKEGRDDLKVYAGIRVSAKDVERVAEGIGKQMEQWSKRERQEILSRQEESPVQKTIPVFYICYDGTGVPMTKQELKGRKGRQADGSARTREVKLGCVFTQTTTDKKGLPVRDPDSTSFVGAIEGAEQFGWRIYTEALRRGLSDAQRAVVLGDGAEWVKNIAEMHFYEATQIIDLYHARQHVSDLCKILFGSNERQVVQHRICWWRDLDQGRIDKIIRQAHKHLPQTPEAKHKAQQEITYLEKNKDRMRYGKFRAQGFFVGSGVVEAGCKTIIGQRLKQSGMEWSLQGANAIISLRCTIKSGRLEDYWEDRRPQSTPLS